A stretch of Gasterosteus aculeatus chromosome 4, fGasAcu3.hap1.1, whole genome shotgun sequence DNA encodes these proteins:
- the LOC120818526 gene encoding 4-galactosyl-N-acetylglucosaminide 3-alpha-L-fucosyltransferase 9-like, which produces MSCSASQWTPQRPILFGSLLAFCFIFLFISYKADVAYPDFGKVGQFCPAFLCAERAQSHDSIPSNSTELLNKTHSGPTEKLQAAAVDAEPDTVVLVWMWPFGFKFELNCDIFNFTRCHLTDNRELYHKAHGVVFHHRDIHGSLENMPKGPRPVFQKWVWSNMESPTNSGKITGLNELFNLTCNYRRDSSIPVPYGYLYPVTSAEESFKLPAKDKLVCWIVSNWSPNMKRVQYYNELKKHVTIHAYGRAFQKPIGNEDFVKMISACKFYLSFENSFHRDYITEKFFNPLTWGSVPVVMGPPRHVYEGHAPAESFIHVDDFPSPKELAERLLYLDQNHTEYMRFFNWRSAFKVKGALFGREIACKTCRYLQNHKEYQAFNDLNTWYWG; this is translated from the coding sequence ATGTCCTGTTCAGCCTCCCAGTGGACTCCTCAGCGTCCAATTCTCTTCGGCAGCCTTTTGGCGTTTTGCTTCATCTTCCTTTTCATCTCGTACAAGGCTGACGTCGCCTACCCCGATTTTGGAAAAGTTGGTCAGTTTTGTCCTGCCTTCCTGTGTGCTGAGAGAGCACAGAGCCATGACTCAATCCCCAGCAACTCCACAGAGCtcctcaataaaacacattcaggTCCGACCGAGAAGCTCCAGGCGGCAGCAGTGGACGCTGAGCCCGACACAGTTGTGCTGGTCTGGATGTGGCCGTTTGGCTTCAAATTTGAACTCAACTGCGACATTTTCAATTTCACAAGATGCCACTTAACAGATAACAGGGAACTTTACCATAAGGCCCACGGGGTGGTCTTCCACCACAGGGATATACATGGAAGTTTAGAAAACATGCCCAAAGGGCCACGCCCCGTTTTTCAGAAATGGGTTTGGTCAAATATGGAGTCGCCCACCAACTCAGGTAAAATCACTGGACTGAATGAGCTTTTCAACTTGACATGCAACTATCGGCGTGATTCAAGTATCCCAGTGCCTTATGGGTATCTGTATCCCGTGACCTCTGCAGAGGAGAGTTTCAAATTGCCAGCAAAGGACAAGTTGGTGTGTTGGATTGTGAGCAACTGGAGCCCGAATATGAAGAGAGTTCAGTACTACAATGAACTGAAGAAACACGTAACGATTCATGCTTATGGGAGAGCCTTTCAAAAACCTATTGGTAATGAAGACTTTGtaaaaatgatttctgcttGTAAATTCTACCTCTCCTTTGAGAACTCCTTCCACAGAGATTACATCACAGAGAAGTTCTTTAATCCTTTGACTTGGGGAAGTGTTCCGGTAGTTATGGGCCCGCCAAGACACGTGTATGAGGGCCACGCCCCAGCTGAGTCTTTCATTCATGTCGATGACTTTCCTTCTCCAAAGGAGTTGGCAGAGCGGCTACTTTACCTTGACCAAAATCACACCGAGTACATGCGATTCTTCAACTGGAGAAGCGCGTTTAAAGTTAAAGGCGCTCTGTTTGGAAGAGAAATCGCCTGTAAAACATGTAGATACTTACAAAACCACAAGGAGTACCAAGCTTTTAATGATCTGAACACTTGGTACTGGGGCTGA